Proteins encoded within one genomic window of Rhododendron vialii isolate Sample 1 chromosome 1a, ASM3025357v1:
- the LOC131300371 gene encoding receptor-like protein Cf-9, producing the protein MGCEQVWLSYNQLFLAFFFFLCQLTCLHAQLCTQEQTSALLQFKQNFSFNEYASGYCDASFSKMESWKNGSDCCSWDGVDCDGETGQVIGLDLTCSWLQGTIHPNSSLFLSFPHLQKLNLAHNDFSMSPISLEFAWFTELTHLNLSDCRFSGKVPVEVSFLNKLVSLDLSANDGLRLEEGGFELLIQNLSNLRDLNLDDVNMSSSVVPSSLLNLTSLRTLHLYSSSLHGNFPSGMFLLPYLQELDLGNNHALTGYLPDFKNLSYPLQYLRLARTGFSGEWPHSIANLKSLKVLILFDCYFNGSIPTSLWNLTHITYLDVSSNKFSGILPSSISNLRKILILNLSYNNFGGSFFSWDANMTEIVLLDVSYNILTGSLPSQVIVPPNLLVFNIGRNLINGTIPSWVFELPVLACLDLSYNNLSGHTLEFQSTSLEIIDLSNNNLLGSVPNSTYQLQSLTHLILSSNNFSGPVLESNRFSESLRVLKLQDNNFSGTIHDSFTMENRLKTISLNGNGFRGPIPKSLDNCRNLEVLDIGRNKFFDKFPHWLGNLPNLHVLILQSNKFHDSIVTSTIEFPFPMLRVLDMSNNHFTGPLPINYFESFKAMMNVDEMHFDLEYMGTNGYGQIYYDSLTIVLKGSAIEMTKILKVFTAIDLSSNKFEGEIPDIIGGLISIRGLNLSHNSFTGHIPKSLGNLTKLEWLDLSSNKLTGEIPPQLTNLISLGTLNLSQNCLTGPIPRGKQFDTFLNDSYINNSALCGLPLSNTCGDSKATQPPPSTFEEKDSEPLSGFIWEVIFPGYGFGLVVGLVMGYLMFSFRKPHWLVKMVEGLGNRDGKRL; encoded by the coding sequence ATGGGCTGTGAACAAGTATGGCTTTCCTACAATCAACTCTTtcttgccttctttttcttcctttgccAACTCACTTGTTTGCATGCCCAACTCTGCACTCAAGAACAAACCTCTGCTCTACTgcaatttaaacaaaatttttccttcaatgAATATGCTTCTGGGTATTGTGATGcttctttttccaaaatggAGTCTTGGAAAAACGGTTCTGATTGTTGTTCGTGGGATGGGGTTGATTGTGATGGAGAGACGGGTCAAGTAATTGGACTCGACCTTACCTGCAGCTGGCTCCAAGGCACCATCCATCCTAATAGCAGtctcttcctctcttttccTCACCTCCAAAAGCTCAACCTCGCTCACAATGACTTTTCCATGTCTCCCATCTCACTTGAATTCGCTTGGTTCACTGAATTGACACACCTCAATCTCTCTGATTGTCGTTTTTCGGGCAAAGTCCCAGTAGAAGTTTCCTTCCTAAACAAATTAGTCTCCCTTGATCTCTCTGCAAATGATGGTTTGAGATTGGAAGAAGGCGGATTCGAGTTACTCATTCAAAATTTATCCAACTTAAGAGATCTTAATCTTGATGATGTAAACATGTCTTCTTCGGTGGTTCCAAGTTCCTTGCTCAATTTGACTTCTTTAAGAACCCTTCATCTCTACTCCTCTAGTTTACATGGAAACTTCCCTAGTGGAATGTTTCTTTTACCATATCTACAGGAGTTGGACCTGGGGAACAATCATGCTCTCACAGGTTATTTACCCGATTTCAAGAATTTGAGCTATCCTCTCCAGTACTTACGTCTCGCAAGAACAGGTTTTTCTGGAGAATGGCCTCACTCAATTGCTAATCTGAAGTCCTTGAAGGTATTGATACTCTTTGATTGCTATTTCAATGGATCCATTCCTACTTCTCTTTGGAACCTTACACATATTACTTATTTAGACGTCTCATCCAACAAATTCAGTGGTATCCTcccatcttcaatttcaaaccTAAGAAAAATCCTTATATTGAACCTTTCGTATAATAATTTCGGAGGTTCCTTCTTTTCATGGGATGCAAACATGACCGAAATTGTGCTTTTGGATGTGTCATATAATATTCTCACTGGTTCTCTTCCTTCACAAGTAATTGTACCTCCGAATCTACTCGTTTTCAACATAGGCCGAAACTTGATCAACGGTACAATTCCATCTTGGGTCTTTGAACTACCTGTACTCGCTTGCTTAGATCTCAGCTATAACAATTTGAGTGGGCATACACTTGAGTTTCAGTCCACTTCGCTGGAGATTATTGATTTGAGCAATAACAACCTACTTGGTAGTGTTCCAAATTCAACCTATCAACTCCAAAGCCTTACCCACCTCATTCTTTCTTCAAATAACTTTTCTGGTCCCGTTCTTGAATCAAATAGATTCAGTGaaagtcttagggtgctcaaaCTACAGGATAATAACTTCTCTGGCACCATTCATGATTCATTTACCATGGAAAATCGTTTGAAAACTATCAGTCTTAATGGAAATGGATTTAGAGGGCCAATACCGAAGTCTCTGGATAACTGTAGAAATCTAGAAGTGCTAGATATCGGAAGAAACAAGTTCTTTGACAAATTTCCGCATTGGTTGGGAAATTTACCAAACTTGCATGTCCTAATCTTGCAATCCAACAAATTCCACGATTCCATCGTGACTTCCACCATTGAATTTCCCTTCCCCATGTTGCGAGTTCTTGATATGTCGAACAATCATTTCACTGGTCCATTGCCCATAAACTACTTCGAAAGTTTCAAAGCAATGATGAATGTGGATGAAATgcattttgatttggaatataTGGGAACCAATGGTTATGGTCAAATTTATTATGATTCTTTGACTATAGTACTCAAAGGATCGGCCATTGAAATGACAAAAATCCTCAAAGTTTTCACAGCCATTGATTTATCAAGCAACAAGTTTGAGGGTGAGATTCCTGATATCATCGGTGGGCTAATTTCGATTCGAGGACTGAATTTATCACACAACAGCTTCACAGGTCATATACCAAAGTCACTTGGTAATTTGACAAAGCTCGAATGGTTAGACCTCTCATCAAACAAGCTCACTGGGGAGATCCCTCCACAACTCACGAATTTAATCTCTCTCGGAACGCTTAACCTTTCGCAAAATTGCCTAACGGGGCCTATACCTCGAGGTAAACAATTCGATACATTTTTGAATGATTCTTACATCAACAACTCAGCGTTATGCGGACTTCCGTTGTCAAATACATGTGGCGATTCTAAGGCAACACAGCCACCACCGTCGACATTTGAAGAAAAAGATTCGGAGCCTCTGAGTGGATTTATTTGGGAAGTCATATTTCCAGGTTATGGCTTTGGATTGGTCGTTGGACTTGTCATGGGATATCTTATGTTCTCGTTTCGTAAACCTCATTGGCTTGTGAAGATGGTTGAAGGTTTAGGAAACAGAGATGGAAAGAGGCTGTAA